A window of Aeromicrobium sp. A1-2 contains these coding sequences:
- a CDS encoding transcriptional regulator — protein MRDGLIDTEFARLSGRTGPGAGRPSKLYRRSGDDIAVSLPERENQFAAALMADAISDSARTGAPVMESLARMAATHGRALGIAAGSAGAPAGAAALDVVCEVLAEHGFEPRVDAGQAVLANCPFHALATTHTALVCGMNLALIDAMVDEVEPGAVECRLDPSPGRCCVTLSALPER, from the coding sequence AGTTCGCCCGCCTCTCAGGACGCACCGGCCCCGGGGCAGGACGCCCCTCCAAGCTCTATCGCCGATCCGGTGACGACATCGCGGTCTCCCTGCCGGAGCGGGAGAACCAGTTCGCCGCGGCGCTGATGGCCGACGCGATCAGCGATTCCGCACGGACCGGCGCCCCCGTCATGGAGTCGCTGGCACGCATGGCCGCCACGCACGGGCGAGCTCTGGGGATCGCTGCCGGATCCGCTGGAGCACCTGCTGGAGCAGCCGCTCTGGACGTGGTCTGCGAGGTGCTTGCCGAGCACGGCTTCGAGCCGCGGGTCGACGCCGGTCAGGCTGTCCTCGCCAACTGCCCGTTCCACGCGCTCGCGACGACTCACACCGCGCTGGTCTGCGGCATGAACCTGGCCCTGATCGATGCCATGGTCGATGAGGTGGAACCCGGCGCCGTCGAGTGCCGCCTCGACCCCAGCCCCGGCCGTTGTTGCGTGACCCTCTCGGCCCTTCCCGAGCGCTGA
- a CDS encoding ABC transporter ATP-binding protein, translating into MLNKSVVDVTHLCVVRGATTVIPDLTISVPQGSITGLLGPSGCGKSTLIRAIVGIQIIRSGTVTVLGGPAGTAATRQRVGYVTQAGSIYPDLTVVQNLHYFAALAGATDSAVREAVSNVGLDDKASALVGNLSGGQRTRVSLAATLLADPELYLLDEPTVGLDPVLRRDLWQLFDDIAATGKTLLVSSHVMDEASRCDRVLLMREGRILADATPDELRAQTGEDDLEQAFLSLAEGTAA; encoded by the coding sequence ATGTTGAATAAGTCGGTCGTCGACGTTACCCACCTGTGCGTCGTCCGGGGCGCCACCACCGTGATCCCCGATCTCACGATCTCGGTCCCGCAGGGATCGATCACCGGGCTGCTCGGACCGAGCGGCTGCGGGAAGTCGACCCTGATCCGTGCCATCGTCGGGATCCAGATCATCAGGTCGGGGACCGTGACGGTGCTCGGTGGTCCGGCCGGTACCGCGGCTACCCGGCAACGGGTCGGATATGTGACCCAGGCCGGCTCGATCTATCCCGACCTGACTGTCGTGCAGAACCTTCACTACTTCGCAGCACTGGCCGGCGCAACGGACTCCGCAGTCCGTGAGGCCGTCTCCAACGTCGGCCTGGACGACAAGGCCTCCGCCCTGGTCGGCAATCTCTCCGGGGGACAGCGGACCCGAGTCTCGCTCGCCGCGACGCTGCTGGCTGATCCGGAGCTGTACCTGCTCGACGAGCCGACCGTCGGTCTTGATCCGGTGCTGCGTCGGGACCTCTGGCAGCTGTTCGACGACATCGCGGCAACTGGCAAGACCCTGCTCGTCTCGAGCCATGTCATGGACGAGGCCAGCAGGTGCGACCGCGTCCTGCTGATGCGGGAGGGACGGATCCTGGCCGACGCGACCCCCGACGAGCTCCGCGCTCAAACCGGCGAGGACGACCTGGAACAGGCGTTTCTCTCGCTGGCAGAAGGGACCGCGGCATGA
- a CDS encoding ABC transporter permease encodes MSRTFATARRVLQQLSHDPRSIVLIVVLPSVLLLLFKYVYDGSPEVFNRIGPQMLGIFPFIIMFLVTSVTMVRERTSGTLERLLTTPIRRGELIGGYALAFGVAALVQAVVTSAVSIWLLQMDVNSPWAVVLFAVADAVLGTALGLLMSAFAVTEFQAVQFMPLVVIPQLLLCGLLTPRASMPDPLYWLSNVLPLSYAADAFRDLGLSGDFTSNLWIDLIVLVGCCALALAGASLTLRRRTP; translated from the coding sequence ATGAGCCGCACGTTCGCCACCGCCCGCCGCGTCCTGCAACAGCTGAGCCACGACCCTCGCAGCATCGTGCTGATCGTGGTCCTGCCCTCGGTGCTCCTGCTGCTGTTCAAGTACGTCTACGACGGCAGCCCCGAAGTGTTCAACCGGATCGGGCCGCAGATGCTGGGCATCTTCCCGTTCATCATCATGTTTCTCGTGACCTCCGTGACGATGGTCCGGGAGCGGACCTCCGGCACGCTCGAGCGTCTGCTGACCACACCGATCCGCCGCGGCGAGCTGATCGGCGGGTACGCCCTGGCGTTCGGAGTCGCCGCGCTGGTGCAGGCCGTGGTCACGTCGGCCGTCTCGATCTGGCTGCTCCAGATGGACGTCAACTCTCCCTGGGCGGTCGTACTGTTCGCCGTGGCGGACGCTGTGCTGGGCACCGCGCTCGGCCTGCTGATGTCGGCGTTCGCCGTGACCGAGTTCCAAGCTGTCCAGTTCATGCCGCTCGTCGTGATCCCGCAGCTGCTGCTGTGCGGCCTGCTCACCCCTCGCGCCAGCATGCCGGACCCGCTCTACTGGCTCTCCAACGTGCTGCCCCTGAGCTATGCCGCCGACGCGTTCCGGGATCTCGGCCTCAGCGGAGACTTCACCTCAAACCTGTGGATCGACCTGATCGTCCTGGTCGGCTGCTGTGCCCTCGCCCTTGCTGGCGCGTCCCTGACGCTGCGGCGCAGGACGCCATGA
- a CDS encoding TetR family transcriptional regulator, giving the protein MTSGRARGRPSSSDAADRRATILAAARSQFAVRGFAGTSLRAIAREAGCDVSLISHYFGDKAGLLVATMELPVNPIEKIASAIADGPDGMAERLLSTFLQAWDPHHEVFSGLVRTTLGSGDAQAPMLELARNILVTALLEVLEGDDREPRAALLASQLIGMAVMRYVVRLEPLASAPIDQVVRLYAPAMQVLIDQRP; this is encoded by the coding sequence ATGACCAGCGGGCGCGCCCGGGGCCGGCCGTCATCATCGGACGCAGCAGACCGTCGGGCCACGATCCTCGCGGCGGCTCGGTCCCAGTTCGCCGTCCGCGGCTTCGCCGGCACGTCGCTGCGGGCGATCGCCCGCGAGGCCGGCTGCGACGTCAGCCTGATCAGCCACTACTTCGGCGACAAGGCCGGGCTGCTCGTCGCCACGATGGAGCTGCCGGTCAACCCGATCGAGAAGATCGCCTCGGCCATCGCCGATGGCCCGGACGGGATGGCCGAGCGCCTTCTGAGCACATTCCTCCAGGCCTGGGACCCCCATCACGAGGTTTTCAGCGGGCTGGTCCGGACGACGCTGGGCTCCGGCGATGCCCAGGCCCCGATGCTGGAGCTGGCCCGCAACATCCTCGTGACCGCCCTGCTCGAGGTGCTCGAGGGGGACGACCGCGAGCCGCGGGCAGCGCTGCTCGCCAGCCAGCTCATCGGTATGGCGGTGATGAGATACGTCGTCAGGCTCGAGCCGCTCGCCAGCGCCCCGATCGACCAGGTCGTACGTCTGTACGCACCCGCGATGCAGGTGCTGATCGACCAGCGCCCATGA
- a CDS encoding DMT family transporter codes for MAIALSLLSALSYGISDFLGGIFAKRSSPWQVAVVGQTSSGVISLLAALVVAGAPTSTDMAYGALAGLGGGFGVAFLYRGLSTARMGVVAPLSAIGTALIPVAVGLSTGDRPSPLALVGVVCAFPAIALISRVVDDNPAHRGGVIDGILAGIGFGTLFTFLGQVGDEAGLYPLALSQLTSIGAVIVTATVLRQAWVPRSRRAWAAVVMGPLGATAQGAFLFATHHGLLSIVSVISSLYPASTVLLAAVLLREKIHRWQGVGLAFAALAVTLVAAG; via the coding sequence GTGGCCATCGCTCTCTCGCTTCTTTCGGCCCTGTCCTACGGCATCTCTGACTTCCTCGGCGGCATCTTTGCCAAGCGCTCGTCGCCGTGGCAGGTGGCTGTCGTCGGCCAGACGTCGTCGGGAGTCATCAGTCTGTTGGCGGCCTTGGTCGTGGCTGGCGCACCCACCTCGACCGACATGGCGTACGGCGCTCTGGCCGGGCTTGGCGGCGGGTTCGGCGTCGCCTTCCTCTACCGCGGTCTGTCCACGGCCCGCATGGGCGTCGTGGCACCGTTGTCGGCGATCGGCACCGCACTCATCCCCGTGGCCGTGGGCCTGTCGACCGGCGATCGTCCCTCGCCACTAGCGCTGGTCGGGGTCGTCTGCGCCTTCCCGGCGATCGCGCTGATCTCCCGGGTCGTCGACGACAACCCCGCGCACCGGGGTGGGGTCATCGACGGCATCCTGGCCGGCATCGGCTTCGGCACACTGTTCACGTTCCTCGGCCAGGTCGGCGACGAAGCCGGCCTCTACCCACTTGCCCTGTCGCAGCTCACCTCGATCGGCGCGGTCATCGTAACTGCGACGGTCCTGCGCCAAGCCTGGGTGCCGCGGAGCCGTCGGGCGTGGGCCGCGGTCGTGATGGGCCCGCTCGGCGCAACCGCACAGGGCGCGTTCCTGTTCGCGACCCACCACGGCCTGCTGTCGATCGTGTCGGTCATCTCCTCGCTCTACCCGGCCAGCACGGTCCTGCTCGCGGCAGTGCTGCTCCGCGAGAAGATCCACCGCTGGCAGGGCGTCGGGCTGGCCTTTGCCGCACTCGCGGTCACCCTGGTCGCCGCCGGCTGA
- a CDS encoding Fpg/Nei family DNA glycosylase, which yields MPELPEVNALVEFLDQEIAGAVVAGVELASFAVLKTFDPPVTSLSGLTVSGVSRHGKFIDIDVDGIHVVVHLAKAGWLRWTDHLPDTRLKLGASNIAARVRLDRGDGPTVGFDVTEAGTRKGLAMYVVRDPVEVPGIAALGPDPLGPGFELRPLLARRMQVKRLLRDQKIVAGVGNAYSDEILHAARLSPFAIAESLDDAEIVRLEAAVQEILRSAVEEARGKPAAELKDDKRTRMRVHGRAGDTCPVCGDTVLEVVYADSSLQYCPTCQTGGKPLKDRATSKFLK from the coding sequence ATGCCTGAGCTTCCCGAGGTCAATGCCCTCGTCGAGTTCCTCGACCAGGAGATCGCCGGCGCCGTCGTCGCGGGCGTCGAGCTGGCCTCGTTCGCGGTGCTGAAGACCTTCGACCCGCCGGTCACGTCCTTGTCCGGACTCACCGTCTCGGGTGTCAGCCGGCACGGCAAGTTCATCGACATCGACGTCGACGGCATCCACGTCGTGGTCCACCTGGCCAAGGCCGGTTGGCTGCGCTGGACCGACCACCTGCCCGACACCAGGCTCAAGCTGGGCGCGAGCAACATCGCGGCCCGCGTGCGCCTCGACCGGGGCGATGGTCCGACGGTTGGCTTCGACGTCACCGAGGCCGGGACCCGCAAAGGCCTGGCGATGTACGTCGTACGTGACCCCGTGGAGGTTCCGGGTATCGCGGCGCTCGGGCCGGATCCGCTCGGGCCGGGCTTCGAGCTGCGTCCGCTGCTGGCCCGGCGGATGCAGGTCAAGCGCCTGCTGCGTGACCAGAAGATCGTCGCGGGCGTCGGCAACGCGTACAGCGACGAGATCCTGCACGCCGCGAGACTGTCCCCGTTCGCGATCGCTGAGAGTCTCGACGACGCCGAGATCGTCCGGCTCGAGGCCGCGGTCCAGGAGATCCTGAGGTCTGCGGTCGAGGAGGCTCGGGGCAAGCCCGCCGCAGAGCTCAAGGACGACAAGCGCACCCGGATGCGGGTGCATGGCCGGGCCGGCGACACTTGCCCCGTGTGCGGCGACACCGTGCTGGAGGTCGTCTACGCTGACTCCTCGTTGCAGTACTGCCCGACCTGCCAGACCGGCGGCAAGCCGCTGAAGGATCGCGCGACGAGCAAGTTCTTGAAATGA
- a CDS encoding alpha/beta fold hydrolase encodes MALPSIRFPRDLGAVRTNLTDKVQRRSIADLRFMPRDIVERREAFTVYRYSAADGVPTQGSPLLLVPPLAAPAIAFDLRRGCSLIEYFVEQGRPVYLVDYGPVSFTHRGLGIEHWVDSVLPAAVEIAVEHSGADAVHMAGWSLGGIFTMFMAAAHPELPLASTTAVASPFDLREVPLLALARPIDRIGGRLIAPAYRAMGGVPAPLTRLGFQLSSIDKYLTKPVSMLMHADDRDFLAQLESVDRFMSNMYAYPGRTFGQLYHVVMRSNEFATGTMELAGRAVRLAAVDVPVLVVAGMNDSLAPHAAVEHLLDLVTSSPDAQLVQAPGGHLGVLTGRAARRTTWPAMENFFAKHDH; translated from the coding sequence GTGGCACTCCCGTCGATCAGGTTCCCGCGCGATCTCGGCGCCGTCCGTACCAACCTCACCGACAAGGTGCAGCGCCGCTCGATCGCAGACCTGCGATTCATGCCTCGTGACATCGTCGAGCGACGTGAGGCGTTCACGGTGTACCGCTACTCGGCGGCCGACGGGGTCCCCACGCAGGGCAGTCCGCTGCTGCTCGTCCCGCCGCTGGCCGCGCCCGCGATCGCCTTCGACCTGCGCCGGGGCTGCAGCCTGATCGAGTACTTCGTCGAGCAGGGTCGCCCGGTCTACCTGGTCGACTACGGCCCGGTGAGCTTCACGCACCGGGGGCTCGGCATCGAGCACTGGGTCGACTCGGTCCTGCCTGCGGCGGTCGAGATCGCCGTCGAGCACTCGGGCGCCGACGCGGTGCACATGGCCGGCTGGAGCCTCGGCGGCATCTTCACGATGTTCATGGCGGCCGCGCACCCCGAGCTGCCACTCGCGTCGACGACCGCGGTCGCGAGCCCGTTCGACCTGCGTGAGGTGCCGCTGCTGGCCCTGGCCCGCCCGATCGATCGGATCGGTGGCCGCCTCATCGCACCCGCGTACCGCGCGATGGGGGGCGTCCCGGCGCCCTTGACCCGGTTGGGCTTCCAGCTCTCCAGCATCGACAAGTACCTCACCAAGCCGGTCTCGATGCTGATGCACGCCGATGACCGGGACTTCCTCGCGCAGCTGGAGTCCGTCGATCGGTTCATGTCGAACATGTACGCCTATCCGGGCCGGACGTTCGGCCAGCTGTACCACGTCGTGATGCGCAGCAATGAGTTCGCGACCGGCACGATGGAGCTCGCCGGCCGCGCCGTACGCCTCGCTGCGGTCGACGTCCCGGTGCTCGTCGTCGCCGGGATGAACGACTCGCTCGCACCACACGCCGCGGTCGAGCACCTCCTCGACCTGGTCACCTCTTCACCCGATGCGCAGCTCGTGCAGGCTCCGGGGGGACACCTGGGGGTGCTCACCGGACGCGCCGCGAGGAGAACCACGTGGCCAGCTATGGAGAACTTCTTCGCCAAGCACGATCATTGA
- a CDS encoding Nramp family divalent metal transporter, translating to MGPAFIAAVAYVDPGNVATNVTAGSRFGYTLVWVVVMANAMAVLVQYLSAKLGMVTGRSLAGHMGQRLSTGPRIVYWLQAEAIAIATDLAEVVGGAIALYLLFDLPLMLGAVITAVVAMAVLRIGDVRGQRALERVIVGFLALIAVGFMAGLFVNPPEGAALAGGLVPMFEGTDSLLLASGIIGATVMPHVIYLHSSLTVDRLGSRGEGLSVRQLLSATRADVALALILAGILNLSLLVVAAASLDGLPGTDTLEGVHAVVTSELGAGVALLFAVALLGSGLASTSVGSAAGAEVMKGLLGVRLPLLVRRVVTLIPALIVLALGAEPSRALVLSQVVLSIGIPFALVPLVVLTARKDVMGEHVNLRRTTAAACLVAAVVIALNVSLLWLTFAG from the coding sequence CTGGGGCCTGCCTTCATCGCCGCCGTGGCGTACGTCGACCCGGGCAATGTCGCGACCAACGTCACCGCCGGATCGCGGTTCGGCTACACGCTGGTGTGGGTCGTCGTGATGGCGAACGCCATGGCGGTCCTGGTGCAGTACCTGTCGGCCAAGCTCGGCATGGTCACCGGCCGGTCGCTGGCCGGGCACATGGGCCAACGGCTGTCGACCGGCCCACGCATCGTCTACTGGCTGCAGGCCGAGGCGATCGCGATCGCGACCGACCTGGCTGAGGTGGTCGGTGGGGCGATCGCGCTCTACCTGCTGTTCGACCTGCCTCTCATGCTCGGTGCCGTCATCACGGCGGTCGTCGCGATGGCCGTGCTGCGCATCGGCGACGTGCGCGGGCAGCGGGCGCTCGAACGCGTCATCGTCGGCTTCCTCGCGCTGATCGCGGTGGGCTTCATGGCCGGATTGTTCGTCAATCCACCCGAAGGTGCCGCGCTGGCCGGGGGACTCGTGCCGATGTTCGAGGGCACCGACAGCCTGCTGCTTGCCTCCGGCATCATCGGGGCGACCGTCATGCCGCACGTCATCTACCTGCACTCGAGCCTCACGGTTGATCGACTTGGCAGCCGGGGTGAGGGGCTGAGCGTCCGTCAGCTGCTCTCGGCGACCCGCGCCGACGTTGCGCTCGCGCTGATCCTCGCGGGCATCCTCAACCTGTCGCTGCTGGTCGTGGCCGCCGCGAGCCTCGACGGTCTGCCGGGCACCGACACGTTGGAAGGTGTCCACGCCGTCGTGACGTCCGAGCTCGGCGCCGGGGTCGCGCTGCTGTTCGCCGTGGCATTGCTCGGCTCCGGACTCGCCTCGACCTCGGTCGGCAGCGCCGCCGGCGCCGAGGTCATGAAGGGTCTGCTGGGCGTCCGGCTGCCGCTGCTCGTGCGACGCGTTGTGACCCTGATACCCGCCCTGATCGTGCTGGCGCTCGGGGCCGAGCCCAGTCGAGCACTGGTGCTGTCCCAGGTGGTCCTGTCGATCGGCATCCCGTTCGCGCTCGTCCCGCTCGTGGTTCTGACCGCTCGGAAGGACGTCATGGGGGAGCACGTCAACCTGCGGCGGACCACCGCGGCCGCGTGCCTGGTCGCGGCGGTCGTGATTGCGCTCAACGTCTCGCTGCTCTGGTTGACGTTCGCGGGCTGA
- a CDS encoding sulfurtransferase — protein sequence MSILMCADELASTTGRVALIDVRWKLGGPPGREEYLAGHIPGAVFVGLEAELASHGEPGIGRHPLPRVEDLQDAARRWGVNSGDTVVAYDDSGNLAAARAWWLLRWAGLADVRLLDGGLAAWTAAGGALATDDVAPDRGNVTLAAGTLPTIDADEAAGFVGVLLDARAGERYRGETEPIDPKAGHIPGAVSAPTTDNLDARGQFRPAAELRERFEALGVRDGSEVATYCGSGVTAAHQVAALAIAGFEAALYPGSWSQWSTQDRPVATGR from the coding sequence GTGAGCATCCTGATGTGTGCCGACGAGCTCGCGTCCACGACCGGGCGAGTCGCGCTGATTGACGTCCGCTGGAAGCTCGGTGGCCCACCCGGACGCGAGGAGTACCTCGCGGGCCACATCCCGGGCGCGGTCTTCGTCGGGCTGGAAGCCGAGCTGGCCTCCCACGGCGAGCCAGGCATCGGACGCCACCCGCTCCCACGGGTCGAGGACCTGCAGGACGCGGCCCGGCGGTGGGGCGTCAACTCCGGCGACACCGTCGTGGCATACGACGACAGTGGCAACCTCGCGGCGGCGCGCGCGTGGTGGCTCCTGCGCTGGGCGGGACTCGCCGACGTACGTCTGTTGGACGGCGGGCTGGCTGCCTGGACCGCTGCTGGCGGCGCCCTGGCGACGGATGACGTCGCGCCAGATCGTGGCAACGTCACGTTGGCCGCCGGAACCCTGCCCACGATCGACGCCGACGAGGCAGCCGGGTTCGTCGGCGTGCTGCTCGATGCTCGAGCCGGGGAGCGCTATCGCGGCGAGACCGAGCCGATCGACCCAAAGGCGGGGCACATCCCGGGGGCTGTCAGCGCTCCGACGACCGACAACCTGGACGCTCGGGGCCAGTTCCGCCCAGCCGCGGAGCTGCGGGAGCGGTTCGAGGCACTCGGCGTACGCGACGGGTCCGAGGTGGCTACCTACTGTGGTTCGGGTGTCACTGCGGCCCACCAGGTCGCCGCGCTGGCCATCGCCGGATTCGAGGCGGCGCTCTATCCGGGCTCGTGGTCGCAGTGGAGCACCCAGGATCGGCCGGTCGCGACCGGACGCTAG